One Desulfobulbus propionicus DSM 2032 DNA segment encodes these proteins:
- a CDS encoding hydantoinase B/oxoprolinase family protein — protein sequence MCSTSEEKWQFWIDRGGTFTDVVAKAPDGRLTSCKLLSENPERYPDAALHGIRSLLGLEGDAPIPAERIASVKMGTTVATNALLERRGEPTLLMITRGFGDSLRIGYQNRPQLFARHVVLPEMLYAQVIEVEERIGAHGDIVTPLNEEQAERGLRDAHAQGVRAVAIVLVHGYRFPRHEQRLAALAESIGFTQISVSHRVSPLIKLIARGDTTVVDAYLSPILDRYVERVAGQLPIGGSGTRLMFMQSSGGLTDAFLFRGKDAVLSGPAGGVVGMARTAAMAGLTRLIGFDMGGTSTDVTHFDGTFERSFETEVAGVRLRAPMMRIHTVAAGGGSILHFEAGRFRVGPDSAGADPGPACYRRGGPLTVTDCNVLLGRIQPEYFPAVFGPGGDLSLDRAVVRDKFLQLAARIGASTGRPPAGAETVAEGFLRIAVENMANAIKKISVQRGYDVTAYTLQCFGGAGGQHACRVADALGMERIFLHPLAGVLSAYGMGLADVRALRETQIEHPFADPALAAQIADAAEPLLAEADAEVRNQGVTEDRIHPLCTVSLRYSGTDTALAVELDTPEAMRRAFEAAHRRRFGFISPDRELMVETLAVEIVGCGEPLLEPELPLTETAVQPARKVPMWSGGAWRQVPLYLREDLKPGHRLQGPAIIVEPIGTVVLEPGWQALVNSRNHLLMERRAARPGVEVVATTVDPVMLEVFANLFMSIAEQMGVTLANTAHSVNIKERLDFSCALFDADGNLVANAPHVPVHLGSMGESVRAVLRDNRGRMRPGDVFMQNAPYNGGTHLPDVTVITPCWDAAGREILFFVGSRGHHADIGGRTPGSSPPDSRRIEEEGIVIDNWLLVQEGVFREQATRELLLSGPYPCRKVEQNLADLTAQIAANETGVRELRRMVEHFGLDTVRAYMRHVQDNAEASVRQVLSALRDGAFTYPMDDGSRIQVRITVDPTAGEAIIDFTGTSPQHPGNRNAPRSVCRAAVLYVFRTLINDDLPLNEGCLKPLRIVIPEGSMINPRYPAAVIAGNTEVSQAITDCLYGALGLLAASQGTMNNFLYGNEVHQNYETICGGTGAGPDHDGTSAVHSHMTNTRMTDPEVLELRFPVRVEAFAIRRGSGGRGRFRGGDGVVRRMRFLEPMTATILSSSRVTAPYGLAGGQPGQCGRNTLVRNEGRVVALQGNDEVKVDSGDVIVIETPGGGGFGPPDAEQPVR from the coding sequence ATGTGTTCGACTTCGGAAGAGAAATGGCAGTTCTGGATCGATCGCGGCGGCACCTTTACCGATGTGGTGGCCAAGGCGCCGGACGGCCGGCTGACCAGTTGCAAGCTGTTGTCGGAGAATCCTGAACGCTACCCGGACGCGGCCCTGCACGGTATCCGTTCCCTGCTGGGGCTGGAGGGAGACGCGCCTATCCCCGCAGAGAGAATCGCATCGGTCAAGATGGGGACCACCGTGGCCACCAATGCCCTGTTGGAACGGCGGGGGGAGCCGACCCTGTTGATGATCACCCGGGGGTTCGGCGACAGCCTGCGCATCGGCTATCAGAACCGGCCCCAGCTCTTTGCCCGCCATGTCGTCCTGCCGGAAATGCTGTATGCCCAGGTGATCGAGGTGGAGGAGCGGATCGGTGCCCACGGCGACATCGTGACCCCGCTCAACGAGGAACAGGCGGAGCGTGGGTTGCGGGACGCCCATGCACAGGGGGTGCGGGCGGTGGCCATCGTGCTGGTGCATGGCTACCGGTTTCCTCGGCATGAGCAGCGACTGGCCGCCTTGGCCGAATCCATCGGCTTCACCCAGATTTCGGTCAGCCATCGGGTCAGCCCGCTCATCAAGCTGATTGCCCGCGGCGACACCACCGTGGTCGATGCCTATCTCTCGCCCATCTTGGACCGTTATGTCGAGCGGGTGGCCGGTCAGCTACCCATCGGCGGCAGCGGCACCCGGCTGATGTTCATGCAGTCGAGCGGCGGTCTGACCGATGCGTTCCTGTTTCGCGGCAAGGATGCGGTGCTCTCCGGCCCGGCCGGCGGGGTGGTCGGCATGGCCCGCACCGCGGCCATGGCTGGGTTGACTCGCCTGATCGGCTTTGACATGGGCGGCACCTCCACCGACGTGACCCACTTTGACGGCACGTTCGAGCGCAGTTTTGAAACCGAGGTGGCCGGGGTGCGGCTACGGGCGCCGATGATGCGCATCCACACCGTGGCCGCCGGCGGCGGTTCGATTCTCCATTTCGAGGCCGGCCGTTTTCGGGTGGGACCCGATTCCGCCGGGGCCGATCCTGGTCCGGCCTGCTACCGGCGAGGCGGTCCGCTGACCGTGACCGACTGCAACGTCCTGCTGGGTCGCATCCAGCCGGAGTATTTTCCCGCCGTGTTCGGCCCCGGAGGGGATCTGTCGCTGGATCGCGCGGTTGTACGCGACAAATTTCTCCAGCTGGCGGCGCGGATTGGCGCGTCCACGGGAAGGCCCCCTGCCGGCGCCGAGACCGTGGCCGAGGGGTTTTTGCGCATCGCGGTCGAGAACATGGCCAATGCAATCAAGAAGATTTCGGTCCAGCGCGGCTACGATGTCACCGCCTACACCCTGCAGTGCTTCGGCGGGGCCGGCGGCCAGCACGCCTGTCGGGTGGCGGATGCCCTGGGCATGGAGCGGATCTTTCTTCATCCCCTGGCCGGAGTGCTGTCGGCCTACGGCATGGGGCTGGCCGATGTTCGCGCCCTGCGCGAGACACAGATCGAGCATCCCTTTGCCGATCCGGCCCTAGCCGCCCAGATTGCCGATGCCGCCGAACCGCTGCTGGCCGAAGCCGATGCCGAGGTGCGCAATCAAGGGGTGACCGAGGACCGGATCCACCCCCTGTGCACGGTCTCTCTGCGCTACAGCGGCACCGACACCGCCCTGGCGGTGGAACTCGATACTCCGGAAGCCATGCGCCGCGCTTTTGAGGCGGCCCATCGCCGGCGATTCGGCTTCATCTCGCCGGATCGTGAGCTGATGGTCGAGACCCTGGCGGTCGAGATCGTGGGCTGCGGCGAACCACTGCTGGAACCGGAGCTGCCCTTGACCGAGACCGCTGTCCAGCCGGCGCGAAAGGTGCCCATGTGGAGCGGCGGCGCATGGCGGCAAGTGCCGCTGTACCTGCGCGAGGATCTCAAGCCGGGCCACCGGCTGCAGGGACCGGCAATCATCGTCGAACCCATCGGCACCGTGGTGTTGGAGCCAGGTTGGCAGGCCTTGGTCAACAGCCGCAACCACCTCCTGATGGAACGCCGCGCAGCCCGCCCAGGAGTTGAAGTCGTCGCCACCACCGTTGATCCGGTCATGTTGGAAGTGTTCGCCAACCTGTTCATGTCAATTGCCGAGCAGATGGGCGTGACCCTGGCCAACACCGCTCATTCGGTCAATATCAAGGAACGGCTCGATTTTTCCTGCGCCCTCTTTGACGCCGACGGCAATTTGGTGGCCAATGCGCCCCATGTGCCGGTCCATCTGGGGTCCATGGGCGAATCGGTGCGGGCCGTTCTGCGCGACAACCGGGGGCGGATGCGGCCCGGCGACGTGTTCATGCAGAACGCGCCCTACAACGGCGGCACCCATCTACCGGACGTGACCGTGATCACCCCTTGCTGGGATGCGGCCGGACGCGAGATTCTCTTTTTCGTCGGCTCGCGCGGACATCATGCCGACATCGGCGGCCGTACCCCCGGCTCATCGCCGCCCGATTCGCGCCGTATCGAGGAAGAAGGCATCGTGATCGACAACTGGCTGTTGGTGCAAGAAGGGGTGTTCCGTGAGCAGGCCACCCGGGAGTTGCTGCTCTCCGGTCCCTATCCCTGCCGCAAGGTCGAGCAGAACCTGGCCGATCTGACCGCCCAGATCGCGGCCAACGAGACCGGGGTACGCGAGTTGCGGCGCATGGTCGAGCACTTCGGCCTGGACACGGTCCGCGCCTACATGCGCCATGTCCAGGACAATGCCGAAGCCTCGGTGCGGCAGGTGTTGTCGGCCCTGCGCGATGGCGCGTTCACCTATCCCATGGACGACGGCAGCCGCATCCAGGTGCGGATTACCGTGGATCCAACGGCCGGCGAAGCCATCATCGATTTCACCGGCACCTCGCCCCAGCATCCGGGCAACCGCAATGCGCCCCGTTCGGTGTGCCGGGCCGCGGTGCTCTACGTGTTCCGCACCTTGATCAACGATGATCTGCCACTCAACGAGGGCTGCCTCAAGCCATTGAGGATCGTCATTCCCGAAGGATCGATGATCAATCCCCGCTATCCGGCGGCGGTGATTGCCGGCAACACCGAGGTTTCGCAGGCGATCACCGACTGTCTCTACGGTGCGCTCGGCCTGTTGGCCGCCTCCCAGGGGACGATGAACAACTTTCTCTATGGCAACGAGGTCCACCAGAATTACGAGACCATCTGCGGCGGTACCGGTGCCGGGCCGGATCACGATGGCACCAGCGCGGTGCACAGCCACATGACCAACACCCGCATGACCGATCCCGAGGTGCTGGAACTGCGTTTTCCGGTGCGGGTCGAGGCTTTTGCCATCCGCCGGGGCTCCGGGGGCCGCGGCCGGTTCCGGGGTGGCGACGGCGTTGTCCGGCGGATGCGCTTTCTCGAACCCATGACCGCCACCATTCTTTCCTCCAGCCGGGTGACCGCCCCCTACGGGCTTGCGGGCGGCCAGCCCGGCCAGTGCGGCCGCAACACCCTGGTGCGCAACGAGGGACGGGTGGTCGCCTTGCAAGGAAACGACGAGGTGAAGGTGGACAGCGGCGATGTGATCGTCATCGAAACCCCGGGTGGCGGCGGGTTTGGACCGCCCGACGCCGAGCAGCCGGTCCGATGA
- a CDS encoding MBL fold metallo-hydrolase translates to MAPFTYEAKDLFQWLTTREDMVVVDVRNEKDFNRFHVESPYPFTLRNISYYEFMENEEESVGRIPQGSKVRIVCAKEGSAKYVADIFAKHGYDVGYLRGGIKTWGNLLVPMLVARNDGYELYQFIRPGKASCSYGLISGKEMMLFDPSRNLEFYLGFAADKGCMISKTFETHLQADYIAGSRDIAKRTGAVFYANDGDFKTSKNPYTPLRDGEIHRFSLGGPTVRILFTPGHTPGSTSYVIDERFLISGDMVFINSVGRPDLGGKAEEWAGMLFDSIQMVKGLDRQLMVLPAHYIDWDEANEQLIFTRPLGEVFERNQEIYEIGTLAAFVDFIKANMRPQPEEYATIRLVNANLREEDEDRQEELDLGKNECAASAYAKTQTARAG, encoded by the coding sequence ATGGCACCCTTCACCTACGAGGCAAAGGACCTGTTCCAGTGGTTGACCACCCGGGAAGACATGGTGGTGGTCGATGTCAGAAATGAAAAGGATTTCAATCGCTTCCACGTCGAAAGCCCTTATCCGTTCACCCTCCGCAACATTTCCTATTACGAATTCATGGAAAACGAGGAGGAGTCGGTTGGCCGTATTCCTCAAGGCAGCAAGGTGCGCATCGTCTGCGCCAAGGAAGGGTCAGCCAAGTATGTGGCGGATATTTTTGCCAAACATGGATACGACGTCGGCTATCTGCGCGGCGGCATCAAGACCTGGGGCAATCTCCTGGTGCCGATGCTGGTGGCCCGCAACGATGGGTACGAACTGTATCAGTTCATCCGTCCGGGCAAGGCCTCGTGCAGCTACGGTCTGATCAGCGGCAAGGAGATGATGCTCTTCGACCCTTCGCGCAACCTTGAATTCTATCTGGGCTTTGCCGCGGACAAGGGCTGCATGATCAGCAAAACCTTTGAAACCCATCTCCAAGCCGACTACATCGCCGGCAGCCGCGACATCGCCAAACGAACCGGTGCCGTGTTTTACGCCAACGACGGCGATTTCAAGACCTCGAAAAATCCCTACACCCCGTTGCGCGACGGCGAGATCCACCGTTTCAGCCTCGGCGGTCCCACGGTGCGGATCCTGTTCACCCCCGGTCATACCCCTGGTTCCACCTCCTACGTGATCGACGAGCGGTTCCTCATTTCCGGGGACATGGTGTTCATCAACTCGGTCGGCCGGCCCGATCTGGGAGGCAAGGCCGAGGAATGGGCTGGCATGCTGTTCGACTCGATCCAGATGGTCAAGGGGCTCGATCGCCAGCTCATGGTGCTCCCCGCGCACTATATCGACTGGGATGAGGCCAACGAACAGTTGATCTTCACCCGCCCCCTGGGTGAGGTGTTCGAGCGCAACCAGGAAATTTACGAAATCGGGACGCTGGCGGCCTTTGTCGACTTCATCAAGGCCAATATGCGGCCCCAGCCCGAGGAATACGCCACGATCCGCCTGGTCAACGCCAACCTCCGCGAGGAAGACGAGGACCGCCAGGAAGAACTGGATCTGGGCAAGAACGAGTGCGCCGCCTCGGCCTATGCCAAGACCCAGACAGCCAGGGCCGGTTGA
- a CDS encoding L,D-transpeptidase family protein: MQIPHLSSSLCKGLLFFSLLTLASPWPVPVATGTDLPTTPKAETAMAQTRPKIQQELQAKGFAVGQPIFVRIFKIPGILELWMNKGRGFELFKAYKVCNYSGFPGPKISEGDWQAPEGFYSVSAEQLNPNSGYHLAFDIGYPNAFDVAKRRTGNLIMVHGNCKSVGCFAMTDRRIEEIYLLAHEALAQGQERFDVHIFPFPLTQRNLKKFAASPWIKFWESLEPGYSAFEMSKQVPQIAVQNGEYVVTSRVPKLAMRNSFEQDRSN; the protein is encoded by the coding sequence ATGCAGATACCACATCTCTCCTCCTCTCTATGCAAAGGGCTGCTGTTCTTTTCCCTCCTCACCCTCGCCAGCCCTTGGCCGGTTCCGGTTGCCACCGGCACCGATCTGCCCACCACCCCCAAGGCAGAAACCGCCATGGCCCAGACCCGGCCCAAGATCCAGCAGGAGTTGCAGGCCAAGGGCTTTGCCGTCGGGCAACCGATTTTTGTCCGTATTTTCAAGATCCCCGGCATACTCGAACTGTGGATGAACAAGGGCCGTGGATTCGAATTGTTCAAAGCCTACAAGGTCTGCAACTATTCCGGCTTCCCCGGCCCCAAGATCAGCGAAGGCGATTGGCAGGCACCCGAGGGCTTCTACAGTGTTTCGGCCGAGCAGCTGAATCCCAATTCCGGTTATCACCTGGCCTTTGATATCGGGTATCCCAATGCATTCGATGTGGCCAAGCGCCGGACAGGCAATCTGATCATGGTGCACGGCAACTGCAAGTCAGTGGGCTGTTTCGCCATGACCGACCGCCGCATCGAGGAAATTTACCTGTTGGCGCACGAGGCCCTTGCCCAAGGCCAGGAGCGGTTCGATGTCCACATCTTTCCTTTTCCGCTGACCCAGCGCAATCTGAAGAAATTCGCCGCTTCGCCCTGGATCAAGTTCTGGGAGAGTCTGGAGCCGGGTTATTCGGCCTTTGAGATGTCCAAGCAGGTACCGCAGATCGCGGTACAAAACGGCGAGTATGTGGTCACCTCGCGCGTGCCGAAACTGGCCATGCGCAACAGCTTCGAACAGGATCGCTCAAACTAA
- a CDS encoding competence/damage-inducible protein A, with protein sequence MTGPIAVEILAVGNELLRGEILDTNSHWICRLVNSRGGRVVRVTMLPDIEAEIVAAVRSAIDREVAVVFTSGGLGPTDDDLTLEAVAKGAGVELALDATAREMVRQRYDDFHAQGVLAEGGLNPFREKMAWLPKGAVPLHNPVGTAPGVLLSVGRTVIISLPGVPPELEGIIRHSLAAFIDQTFGNGGSFARSLTVRCNDESIMVPVLSRVVEGHPHVYIKSLARALGEVAELDILFTVIGGDAHQRQDWVDAAMAELEQGLTALGIEHWEKQRHLGDDSAWAPCVHQRCFIP encoded by the coding sequence ATGACCGGACCAATAGCCGTTGAAATCCTGGCGGTCGGCAATGAGCTGCTGCGGGGCGAAATCCTCGACACCAACAGCCACTGGATCTGTCGTCTGGTCAACAGCCGGGGCGGCCGGGTGGTCCGGGTGACCATGCTGCCGGACATCGAGGCGGAGATCGTCGCTGCGGTGCGCTCGGCCATCGACCGGGAGGTGGCGGTGGTGTTCACCTCGGGCGGCCTGGGGCCAACCGACGATGATCTCACCCTGGAGGCGGTGGCCAAGGGAGCGGGGGTGGAACTGGCGCTCGATGCAACCGCGCGGGAAATGGTGCGGCAACGCTATGACGATTTCCATGCCCAGGGCGTGCTGGCCGAGGGCGGGCTCAATCCTTTCCGGGAAAAGATGGCTTGGTTGCCGAAGGGCGCCGTGCCGCTCCATAACCCGGTGGGCACCGCTCCGGGAGTGTTGCTGTCCGTGGGCCGAACGGTGATCATCTCCCTGCCGGGAGTGCCACCGGAACTGGAGGGGATCATCCGCCACTCGCTGGCCGCTTTCATCGATCAGACCTTTGGCAACGGCGGGAGCTTTGCCCGCAGCCTGACCGTGCGCTGCAACGACGAGTCGATCATGGTGCCGGTGCTCAGCCGGGTGGTCGAGGGACATCCCCATGTGTACATCAAATCCCTGGCCCGGGCGTTGGGCGAGGTGGCGGAGTTGGATATTTTGTTCACGGTCATCGGCGGTGACGCGCATCAGCGCCAAGACTGGGTTGATGCGGCGATGGCCGAACTGGAACAGGGTTTGACGGCGCTGGGTATCGAACATTGGGAGAAGCAGCGTCATCTGGGTGACGACTCGGCCTGGGCGCCTTGCGTACACCAAAGATGTTTCATCCCCTGA